From Salarias fasciatus chromosome 5, fSalaFa1.1, whole genome shotgun sequence, a single genomic window includes:
- the LOC115388627 gene encoding uncharacterized protein LOC115388627 has translation MMDDKLDSADVDEKVDDRRDNRAELHSSLPSASKSTLNSSTGHTGSATEVSCLSEQIFTEDTELSSSDICLHVFPQTTTGLAGYNLQTNSESERQTAASVCSHSVVEKDEPGRLRALLQPPAETGCVLEVSQESLKTSPVHTEPRGDDLCAAVLLACLFCRPLDCLLATMRGCGGCAWWLCQSLFGCEASALRPVLDAARHCDVCGCLSLPCFTCDCPVCDICLQATECLDLAMEISQMLYK, from the exons ATGATGGACGATAAACTGGACTCTGCAGACGTGGATGAAAAGGTGGATGATAGACGTGAcaacagagcagagctgcacaGTTCATTACCCAGCGCTTCAAAGTCCACTCTCAACTCCAGCACCGGTCACACAG GTTCTGCTACTGAAGTCAGCTGTTTATCTGAGCAGATCTTCACCGAGGACACTGAATTATCTTCATCTGACATCTGTCTTCATGTTTtcccacaaacaacaacag GCCTTGCCGGATACAACTTGCAGACTAACTCAGAGAGTGAACGACAGACTGCCGCCTCTGTCTGCAGTCACTCTGTTGTTGAGAAGGACGAGCCGGGACGTCTCCgagctctgctgcagccgccAGCGGAGACCGGCTGCGTGCTCGAAGTGAGTCAGGAAAGCCTGAAAACCTCCCCGGTCCACACTGAGCCCAGAGGAGACG ACCTCTGTGCCGCGGTCCTCCTGGCCTGCCTCTTCTGCCGGCCGCTGGACTGCCTCCTGGCCACCATGAGGGGCTGCGGCGGGTGCGCGTGGTGGCTGTGCCAGTCGCTGTTCGGCTGCGAGGCCTCGGCTCTGCGGCCCGTCCTGGACGCCGCCCGCCACTGCGACGTCTGCGGCTGCCTGAGCCTGCCCTGCTTCACCTGCGACTGCCCCGTCTGCGACATCTGCCTGCAGGCCACCGAGTGCCTGGACCTGGCCATGGAAATCTCCCAGATGCTTTACAAATGA